From the Clavibacter phaseoli genome, one window contains:
- a CDS encoding acyl-CoA thioesterase, which yields MTDHASDIPDDGPLAGLLTALDLTDTGARTSEDISTGPSQWMPMGRVFGGQVLAQSLVAAMRTTDADRRPHSMHGYFLRPGDVTKPITFSVDRIHDGRSFSTRRTQAYQDGRPILSMIASFQDADEGLEHQAPMPEGIPEPESLPSARDVLSRIDHPVAAHWANDRPFDMRHVEQPVYFGAAPDRVAHQAVWIRAIGRLPDDPAVHLASLAYASDYSILESIYRRHGLSWATPGIKAASLDHAMWFHRFGRADEWMLYVQESTSAQGGRGLSLGRIYSRDGVLLASVAQEGMVRVPAEARG from the coding sequence ATGACCGACCACGCATCCGACATCCCGGACGACGGCCCGCTCGCCGGCCTGCTCACCGCGCTCGACCTCACCGACACGGGCGCGCGCACGAGCGAGGACATCTCCACGGGCCCGTCGCAGTGGATGCCGATGGGCCGCGTCTTCGGCGGCCAGGTGCTCGCGCAGTCCCTCGTCGCGGCCATGCGCACCACGGACGCCGACCGCCGCCCGCACAGCATGCACGGCTACTTCCTCCGGCCCGGCGACGTCACGAAGCCCATCACCTTCTCGGTCGACCGGATCCACGACGGCCGCTCGTTCTCGACCCGCCGCACGCAGGCCTACCAGGACGGCCGCCCGATCCTCTCGATGATCGCCTCGTTCCAGGACGCGGACGAGGGACTCGAGCACCAGGCGCCCATGCCCGAGGGGATCCCCGAGCCGGAGTCGCTGCCGAGCGCGCGCGACGTGCTCTCCCGCATCGACCACCCCGTCGCCGCGCACTGGGCGAACGACCGCCCCTTCGACATGCGCCACGTCGAGCAGCCCGTCTACTTCGGCGCCGCGCCCGACCGCGTCGCGCACCAGGCCGTGTGGATCCGCGCCATCGGCCGCCTCCCCGACGACCCCGCCGTCCACCTCGCGTCCCTCGCCTACGCGAGCGACTACTCGATCCTCGAGTCCATCTACCGCCGGCATGGCCTCTCCTGGGCGACGCCCGGCATCAAGGCCGCGAGCCTCGACCACGCGATGTGGTTCCACCGCTTCGGCCGCGCCGACGAGTGGATGCTCTACGTGCAGGAGTCGACGAGCGCCCAGGGCGGCCGCGGCCTCTCGCTCGGCCGCATCTACTCCCGCGACGGCGTGCTGCTCGCGAGCGTGGCGCAGGAGGGCATGGTCCGCGTCCCGGCCGAGGCACGGGGCTGA
- the pepN gene encoding aminopeptidase N: MPGENLTRVEAEERAALLAVSEYDVALDLTRGAEVFGSTTTVRFTATAGASTFIDAITRTVHAVTLNGRELDPADVSDGVRIRLDDLAQENELTVVADAMYTNTGEGLHRFVDPVDDEVYLYSQFEVPDSRRMFAVFEQPDLKAVFRFTVTAPSHWEVVSNSPTPEPTAAADGASTWTFEPTLRMSSYITALIAGPYGVVRSELTSSDGRTIPLGVFARKSLMDHLDADYVFEKTREGFAFYEERFAYPYPFPKYDQLFVPEFNAGAMENAGAVTFVESYVFRSKVTDAVKERRVTTILHELAHMWFGDLVTMKWWDDLWLNESFATYISTLATAEGTEWTGAWTTFNAGEKSWAYNQDQLPSTHPVYATINDLEDVQVNFDGITYAKGASVLRQLVAYVGQDEFLAGVAAYFQRHAFGNSTLRDFTTELEGTSGRDLERWTDLWLKTSGVNTLRPEIATDEDGVITSFAVLQEAAEDYPTLRPHRLAIGFYELRDAHLVRTDRFELDVDGDRTEVAELVGRQRPALVLLNDDDLTYSKVRLDAASLEVAMRHLAAFEDSLARSLVFASVWDATRDGEIRARDYARLVLDNVATEDESTALRYALAQLTVAATTYSAPDHRDELLATVASELWALTAQAAPGSDNQFQFLRTFAQVAQEAAQLDHVQALLDGTETLEGVEIDADLRWELLTALVAGGRAGTAEIDQALAADRTATGAQSAAQARAALPTAEGKQAAWASVWEADTEPNTIVRTTGLGFRRAADTELLRPYVGAYFDALQGVWESRSYAIAAALIGGFYPSPLADAALRDATVAWLDANPEPPALRRLVSELLSGVERALRAQAKDAE, encoded by the coding sequence ATGCCAGGAGAGAACCTCACCCGCGTCGAGGCCGAGGAGCGCGCCGCGCTGCTGGCCGTCTCCGAGTACGACGTCGCGCTCGACCTCACGCGGGGCGCGGAGGTGTTCGGATCCACCACGACCGTGCGCTTCACCGCCACGGCGGGCGCGTCCACGTTCATCGACGCGATCACCCGCACGGTGCACGCGGTCACGCTGAACGGCCGCGAGCTCGACCCGGCCGACGTGAGCGACGGCGTGCGCATCCGCCTCGACGACCTCGCGCAGGAGAACGAGCTGACGGTCGTCGCCGACGCCATGTACACGAACACGGGCGAGGGGCTGCACCGCTTCGTGGATCCCGTCGACGACGAGGTCTACCTCTATTCCCAGTTCGAGGTGCCGGACTCCCGCCGCATGTTCGCGGTGTTCGAGCAGCCCGACCTCAAGGCGGTCTTCCGCTTCACGGTCACCGCGCCGTCGCACTGGGAGGTCGTCTCCAACTCCCCCACGCCCGAGCCCACGGCCGCCGCCGACGGCGCCTCCACGTGGACCTTCGAGCCGACGCTCCGCATGTCGAGCTACATCACGGCGCTCATCGCGGGCCCCTACGGCGTCGTCCGCAGCGAGCTCACCTCGAGCGACGGTCGCACGATCCCGCTCGGCGTCTTCGCCCGCAAGTCGCTGATGGACCACCTCGACGCCGACTACGTGTTCGAGAAGACCCGCGAGGGCTTCGCGTTCTACGAGGAGCGCTTCGCGTACCCGTACCCGTTCCCGAAGTACGACCAGCTCTTCGTCCCGGAGTTCAACGCCGGCGCGATGGAGAACGCGGGCGCCGTCACGTTCGTGGAGAGCTACGTCTTCCGCTCCAAGGTCACCGACGCGGTGAAGGAGCGCCGGGTCACGACGATCCTGCACGAGCTCGCGCACATGTGGTTCGGCGACCTGGTCACCATGAAGTGGTGGGACGACCTGTGGCTCAACGAGTCCTTCGCGACCTACATCTCGACCCTGGCCACGGCCGAGGGCACCGAGTGGACGGGCGCCTGGACCACGTTCAACGCCGGTGAGAAGTCCTGGGCCTACAACCAGGACCAGCTGCCGAGCACGCACCCCGTCTACGCGACCATCAATGACCTGGAGGACGTGCAGGTCAACTTCGACGGCATCACGTACGCCAAGGGCGCGTCGGTCCTCCGCCAGCTCGTCGCCTACGTCGGCCAGGACGAGTTCCTCGCGGGCGTGGCCGCGTACTTCCAGCGCCACGCGTTCGGCAACTCGACGCTCCGCGACTTCACCACGGAGCTCGAGGGCACGAGCGGCCGCGACCTCGAGCGCTGGACCGACCTGTGGCTGAAGACCTCGGGCGTCAACACGCTGCGTCCCGAGATCGCGACCGACGAGGACGGCGTCATCACGTCGTTCGCCGTGCTGCAGGAGGCCGCCGAGGACTACCCGACGCTCCGCCCGCACCGCCTGGCGATCGGCTTCTACGAGCTGCGCGACGCGCACCTCGTCCGCACCGACCGGTTCGAGCTCGACGTCGACGGCGACCGCACCGAGGTCGCCGAGCTCGTCGGCCGCCAGCGCCCCGCGCTCGTGCTGCTGAACGACGACGACCTCACCTACTCGAAGGTCCGCCTGGATGCCGCGTCGCTCGAGGTCGCGATGCGCCACCTCGCCGCGTTCGAGGACTCGCTCGCCCGCTCGCTCGTCTTCGCCTCGGTGTGGGACGCCACGCGCGACGGCGAGATCCGCGCCCGCGACTACGCGCGCCTCGTGCTCGACAACGTGGCGACCGAGGACGAGTCGACGGCCCTCCGCTACGCGCTCGCGCAGCTGACCGTCGCCGCCACCACGTACTCGGCGCCCGACCACCGCGACGAGCTGCTCGCGACGGTCGCGTCGGAGCTGTGGGCGCTCACGGCGCAGGCGGCGCCCGGATCCGACAACCAGTTCCAGTTCCTGCGCACCTTCGCGCAGGTCGCCCAGGAGGCGGCCCAGCTGGATCACGTGCAGGCGCTGCTCGACGGCACCGAGACGCTCGAGGGCGTCGAGATCGACGCGGACCTCCGCTGGGAGCTCCTGACCGCGCTCGTCGCGGGCGGTCGCGCCGGCACCGCCGAGATCGACCAGGCCCTCGCGGCCGACCGCACGGCGACGGGCGCGCAGTCCGCGGCCCAGGCCCGCGCGGCGCTCCCCACGGCGGAGGGCAAGCAGGCGGCATGGGCGTCCGTGTGGGAGGCCGACACCGAGCCGAACACGATCGTGCGCACCACGGGCCTCGGCTTCCGGCGCGCGGCGGACACCGAGCTGCTGCGTCCCTACGTGGGCGCGTACTTCGACGCCCTGCAGGGCGTGTGGGAGTCGCGAAGCTACGCAATCGCCGCCGCGCTCATCGGCGGCTTCTACCCGTCGCCGCTCGCCGACGCGGCGCTGCGCGACGCGACCGTCGCCTGGCTCGACGCGAACCCCGAGCCGCCGGCGCTCCGCCGCCTCGTCAGCGAGCTGCTGTCGGGCGTGGAGCGGGCGCTCCGGGCGCAGGCGAAGGACGCCGAGTAG
- the ettA gene encoding energy-dependent translational throttle protein EttA — MAEYIYSMVRARKSVGDKLILDDVTMSFIPGAKIGVVGPNGAGKSTILKIMAGLDTPSNGEAKLSPGYSVGILMQEPELDESKTVLENVQEGVGPLKAQVDHYNEIAAAMAEPDADFDTLLAEMGTLQEAIDAADGWELDSQLEQAMDALRTPPGDASVANLSGGEKRRVALCKLLLQKPDLLLLDEPTNHLDAESVLWLEQHLSKYPGAVLAVTHDRYFLDHVAEWIAEVDRGRLYPYEGNYSTYLEKKQERLSVQGKKDAKLSKRLAEELDWVRSNAKGRQAKSKARLARYEEMVTEAERTRKLDFEEIQIPVGPRLGSQVIDAKKLHKQFGERVLIDDLSFTLPRNGIVGVIGPNGVGKTTLFKTIVGFEPLDAGELKVGDTVDISYVDQSRGGIDPEKSLFEVVSDGQDYIQVGKQEVPARAYVSTFGFKGPDQQKKAGILSGGERNRLNLALTLKQGGNLLLLDEPTNDLDVETLGSLENALLEFPGCAVVITHDRWFLDRIATHILSYEGTEEDPANWYWFEGNFESYEQNKIERLGADAAKPHRSAYRKLTRD; from the coding sequence ATGGCTGAATACATCTACTCGATGGTCCGCGCCCGGAAGTCGGTCGGCGACAAGCTGATCCTCGACGACGTCACCATGTCGTTCATCCCCGGCGCGAAGATCGGCGTCGTCGGGCCGAACGGCGCGGGCAAGTCGACGATCCTGAAGATCATGGCGGGCCTCGACACGCCCAGCAACGGCGAGGCCAAGCTCTCGCCCGGCTACTCGGTCGGCATCCTCATGCAGGAGCCCGAGCTCGACGAGTCGAAGACCGTGCTGGAGAACGTCCAGGAGGGCGTGGGCCCGCTGAAGGCCCAGGTCGACCACTACAACGAGATCGCCGCGGCCATGGCCGAGCCCGACGCCGACTTCGACACCCTCCTCGCCGAGATGGGCACGCTGCAGGAGGCCATCGACGCCGCCGACGGCTGGGAGCTCGACTCGCAGCTCGAGCAGGCGATGGACGCGCTGCGCACCCCGCCGGGCGACGCCTCGGTCGCGAACCTCTCCGGCGGCGAGAAGCGCCGCGTCGCGCTCTGCAAGCTGCTGCTCCAGAAGCCCGACCTGCTGCTCCTCGACGAGCCCACCAACCACCTCGACGCCGAGAGCGTGCTCTGGCTCGAGCAGCACCTCTCCAAGTACCCCGGCGCCGTCCTCGCCGTGACCCACGACCGGTACTTCCTCGACCACGTCGCGGAGTGGATCGCCGAGGTCGACCGCGGACGCCTCTACCCCTACGAGGGCAACTACTCGACCTACCTCGAGAAGAAGCAGGAGCGCCTCAGCGTCCAGGGCAAGAAGGACGCCAAGCTCTCCAAGCGCCTCGCCGAGGAGCTCGACTGGGTGCGCAGCAACGCGAAGGGCCGCCAGGCGAAGTCGAAGGCGCGCCTCGCGCGCTACGAGGAGATGGTGACCGAGGCGGAGCGCACGAGGAAGCTGGACTTCGAGGAGATCCAGATCCCCGTCGGCCCGCGCCTCGGCTCGCAGGTCATCGACGCGAAGAAGCTGCACAAGCAGTTCGGCGAGCGGGTCCTCATCGACGACCTCTCCTTCACGCTGCCCCGCAACGGCATCGTCGGCGTCATCGGCCCGAACGGCGTCGGCAAGACCACGCTGTTCAAGACCATCGTCGGCTTCGAGCCGCTGGACGCCGGCGAGCTCAAGGTCGGCGACACCGTCGACATCTCCTACGTCGACCAGAGCCGCGGCGGCATCGACCCCGAGAAGTCGCTCTTCGAGGTCGTCTCCGACGGCCAGGACTACATCCAGGTCGGCAAGCAGGAGGTGCCCGCGCGCGCCTACGTCTCCACGTTCGGCTTCAAGGGCCCCGACCAGCAGAAGAAGGCCGGCATCCTCTCCGGCGGCGAGCGCAACCGCCTGAACCTCGCGCTCACGCTCAAGCAGGGCGGCAACCTGCTGCTGCTCGACGAGCCCACCAACGACCTGGACGTCGAGACGCTCGGCAGCCTGGAGAACGCGCTGCTCGAGTTCCCCGGGTGCGCCGTGGTCATCACGCACGACCGGTGGTTCCTCGACCGGATCGCGACCCACATCCTGTCCTACGAGGGCACGGAGGAGGATCCGGCGAACTGGTACTGGTTCGAGGGCAACTTCGAGTCGTACGAGCAGAACAAGATCGAGCGCCTGGGCGCGGACGCCGCGAAGCCGCACCGCTCCGCGTACCGCAAGCTCACGCGCGACTGA
- a CDS encoding globin translates to MADLLANSFYDDVGGRPTFERLVREFYRGVAEDPVLVAMYPEEDLEGAIQRLTGFLEQYWGGPTTYSDERGHPRLRMRHMPFRVNPDARDRWLAHMRVAVDSLDLSPLHEAQLWDYLERAAHAMVNTFDES, encoded by the coding sequence ATGGCCGACCTGCTCGCCAACTCGTTCTACGACGACGTCGGCGGCCGCCCGACATTCGAGAGGCTGGTCCGGGAGTTCTACCGCGGCGTCGCGGAGGACCCCGTCCTCGTCGCGATGTACCCGGAGGAGGACCTCGAGGGCGCGATCCAGCGCCTCACCGGGTTCCTCGAGCAGTACTGGGGCGGTCCCACCACGTACAGCGACGAGCGCGGCCACCCGCGCCTGCGGATGCGGCACATGCCGTTCCGCGTGAACCCCGACGCACGCGACCGCTGGCTCGCGCACATGCGCGTGGCCGTCGACTCGCTCGACCTCTCGCCCCTGCACGAGGCGCAGCTCTGGGACTACCTGGAGCGCGCCGCCCACGCGATGGTCAACACCTTCGACGAGTCCTGA
- a CDS encoding DUF6993 domain-containing protein yields the protein MIRAGRALLAPALLGALLLSACTQSAPAPEPTPTAVVESGDPGAAPTTPTIAPVDPDGTAEGNLPAFEATAGGVVAADPNAQGRALVDALVAAGFPKDRMEVTADATPLGNSVDSILVSVHMPDACLIGQRAQDGFSAHVEPALSSGRCLVGQTRAIDW from the coding sequence GTGATCCGCGCCGGCCGCGCCCTCCTGGCGCCGGCGCTCCTCGGCGCCCTGCTCCTCTCGGCCTGCACGCAGTCGGCTCCCGCGCCGGAGCCGACCCCGACCGCCGTCGTGGAGAGCGGCGATCCCGGTGCCGCGCCCACCACGCCGACCATCGCGCCCGTCGACCCGGACGGCACGGCGGAGGGCAACCTCCCCGCGTTCGAGGCGACGGCGGGCGGCGTGGTCGCCGCGGATCCCAACGCGCAGGGTCGGGCCCTCGTGGACGCGCTCGTGGCCGCCGGCTTCCCGAAGGACCGCATGGAGGTCACCGCGGACGCGACGCCCCTCGGCAACTCGGTCGACTCGATCCTCGTCTCCGTGCACATGCCGGACGCGTGCCTCATCGGGCAGCGCGCCCAGGACGGGTTCAGCGCCCACGTCGAGCCGGCGCTCTCCTCGGGTCGCTGCCTGGTCGGCCAGACGCGCGCGATCGACTGGTGA
- a CDS encoding ribose-5-phosphate isomerase, whose amino-acid sequence MRIHIATDHAGLDFSRFLTEHLTEAGHDVVDHGPTSYDPLDDYPSFCIRAARAVVADQRDGTTALGVVFGGSGNGEQIAANKVEGVRAALVWNLSTAVLARQHNDANVISIGARQHTVEEATAFIDVFIAEPFSAEERHARRIAQLAEYETTGAIAGHPVTD is encoded by the coding sequence ATGCGCATCCACATCGCGACCGACCACGCGGGCCTCGACTTCTCGAGGTTCCTCACCGAGCACCTGACCGAGGCCGGGCACGACGTCGTGGACCACGGGCCCACCTCGTACGACCCCCTCGACGACTACCCGTCGTTCTGCATCCGCGCGGCCCGGGCCGTCGTCGCCGACCAGCGCGACGGCACCACCGCGCTCGGCGTGGTCTTCGGCGGATCCGGCAACGGCGAGCAGATCGCCGCGAACAAGGTCGAGGGCGTGCGCGCTGCGCTCGTCTGGAACCTCTCGACCGCCGTGCTCGCGCGCCAGCACAACGACGCCAACGTGATCTCCATCGGCGCCCGCCAGCACACCGTCGAGGAGGCCACCGCCTTCATCGACGTCTTCATCGCGGAGCCGTTCTCCGCGGAGGAGCGGCACGCGCGCCGCATCGCGCAGCTCGCCGAGTACGAGACGACGGGGGCCATCGCCGGTCACCCCGTCACCGACTAG
- a CDS encoding DsbA family protein codes for MSDVQSTARTTAVEFWFDPSCPWAWMTSRWVDEVARHRDLDITWRVMSLAVLNEDKADDPNFAAFLPRALRFTRLVAAVEAEHGAEHVKPLYDALGTRIHLRDQKDADVVIPEVLAELGLPAGLAETSRTDRYDEPMRASHFDGIERVGQDVGTPVIAVDGVAFFGPVISPAPKGEEAVKLWDGVVAVAGYPGFFEIKRSRTVGPIFD; via the coding sequence ATGTCCGACGTTCAGAGCACTGCCCGCACCACCGCCGTCGAGTTCTGGTTCGACCCGTCCTGCCCCTGGGCGTGGATGACCTCCCGCTGGGTCGACGAGGTCGCCCGCCACCGCGACCTCGACATCACCTGGCGGGTCATGAGCCTCGCCGTCCTCAACGAGGACAAGGCCGACGACCCGAACTTCGCCGCCTTCCTCCCGCGCGCGCTCCGGTTCACGCGCCTCGTCGCCGCGGTCGAGGCCGAGCACGGCGCCGAGCACGTCAAGCCGCTGTATGACGCCCTCGGCACGCGGATCCACCTCCGCGACCAGAAGGACGCCGACGTCGTGATCCCCGAGGTGCTCGCCGAGCTCGGCCTCCCCGCTGGGCTCGCCGAGACGAGCCGCACCGACCGCTACGACGAGCCGATGCGCGCCAGCCACTTCGACGGCATCGAGCGCGTCGGCCAGGACGTCGGCACGCCCGTCATCGCGGTGGACGGCGTCGCCTTCTTCGGTCCCGTCATCTCGCCCGCTCCGAAGGGCGAGGAGGCCGTCAAGCTGTGGGACGGCGTCGTCGCCGTCGCCGGCTACCCGGGCTTCTTCGAGATCAAGCGCTCGCGCACCGTGGGCCCGATCTTCGACTGA
- a CDS encoding acyl-CoA thioesterase has translation MTRVHVPVHLRWADLDAYDHVNNVEVLRLLEEARVRAFWRGDDDGDGVDPGMALIDATAGAATMTMIARQEIEYLLPISYGRRPLDVQVWLGRLGGSSLEACYEVRTPVGVEPSALYARATSTIVLVDAATGRPRRITGDERAAWAEYVEEPVAFSRRG, from the coding sequence GTGACCCGGGTCCACGTCCCGGTCCACCTCAGGTGGGCCGACCTCGACGCCTACGACCACGTGAACAACGTGGAGGTCCTGCGGCTCCTGGAGGAGGCGCGCGTCCGCGCGTTCTGGCGGGGCGACGACGACGGGGACGGCGTGGACCCGGGGATGGCGCTCATCGACGCGACGGCCGGCGCCGCCACGATGACGATGATCGCGCGGCAGGAGATCGAGTACCTGCTGCCCATCTCCTACGGGCGGCGGCCGCTCGACGTGCAGGTGTGGCTGGGACGGCTCGGCGGGTCCAGCCTCGAGGCCTGCTACGAGGTGCGGACGCCCGTGGGTGTCGAGCCGTCGGCGCTGTACGCGCGGGCGACCTCGACCATCGTGCTGGTCGACGCCGCGACGGGGAGGCCCCGCCGGATCACCGGCGACGAGCGCGCCGCCTGGGCGGAGTACGTCGAGGAGCCCGTCGCCTTCAGCCGACGCGGCTGA
- a CDS encoding Dps family protein, protein MTDTVHVPTSSASADVAAGVAQFLSPVAVNLQALAVNGKQAHWHVRGANFIGVHEFLDVLVSHAQDWADTAAERVVALGLPIDARIETVAASTTTAPLTPGFRPSSATIAEVIAQIDATMELVNRAVQELGDIDVNSQDVAIEIARGLEKDRWFLFAHISE, encoded by the coding sequence ATGACCGACACCGTCCACGTCCCCACCAGCTCCGCATCGGCCGACGTCGCCGCCGGCGTCGCGCAGTTCCTCAGCCCCGTCGCCGTCAACCTCCAGGCGCTGGCCGTCAACGGCAAGCAGGCGCACTGGCACGTCCGCGGCGCCAACTTCATCGGCGTGCACGAGTTCCTCGACGTCCTCGTCTCCCACGCGCAGGACTGGGCTGACACCGCCGCCGAGCGCGTCGTCGCCCTCGGCCTGCCGATCGACGCGCGCATCGAGACCGTCGCCGCGTCCACCACCACCGCGCCGCTCACGCCGGGCTTCCGCCCGTCGAGCGCCACCATCGCCGAGGTCATCGCGCAGATCGACGCGACGATGGAGCTCGTCAACCGCGCCGTCCAGGAGCTGGGCGACATCGACGTCAACAGCCAGGACGTCGCCATCGAGATCGCCCGCGGGCTCGAGAAGGACCGCTGGTTCCTCTTCGCCCACATCAGCGAGTAG
- a CDS encoding Fpg/Nei family DNA glycosylase, which produces MPEGHSIHRIAKQFEAHFVGEVVQASSPQGRFAEGAAVLDGRRLLAAKAVGKQMFLEFDGDVWLRVHLGLYGAWDFAGEVSTLNRMGQNGMRGDVPVDDRVDDAPVDSDAEDSLASIGAPRRARLRMAEQEKVHDPFSADAWPPEPVGQVRVRLLTEHAVADLRGPTACVVASPEEVRQAIDKLGPDPLVDGGKRSEDRFTATVRRKPTAIGLLLMDQAVVSGIGNVYRAELLFRARQNPHTPGRDVPEDVVRGLWRDWSKLLRKGVEVGQMMTMDGLRGKRLEAALRNRADRHWVYHREGLPCRVCGTNIVMEEAAGRKLYWCPYCQA; this is translated from the coding sequence GTGCCCGAGGGGCATTCGATCCATCGGATCGCGAAGCAGTTCGAGGCGCACTTCGTGGGCGAAGTCGTGCAGGCGTCGTCGCCGCAGGGCCGGTTCGCGGAGGGCGCCGCCGTGCTCGACGGCCGCCGGCTCCTCGCCGCGAAGGCGGTGGGCAAGCAGATGTTCCTCGAGTTCGACGGCGACGTCTGGCTGCGGGTGCACCTCGGCCTCTACGGCGCGTGGGACTTCGCGGGCGAGGTCTCGACGCTCAACCGGATGGGGCAGAACGGCATGCGCGGGGACGTGCCCGTCGACGATCGCGTCGACGACGCGCCGGTCGACTCCGACGCCGAGGACTCGCTCGCCAGCATCGGGGCGCCGCGTCGGGCGCGCCTCCGCATGGCCGAGCAGGAGAAGGTGCACGATCCGTTCTCGGCCGACGCGTGGCCGCCGGAGCCCGTGGGCCAGGTGCGCGTGCGGCTCCTCACCGAGCACGCCGTGGCGGATCTGCGTGGGCCCACCGCGTGCGTCGTCGCGAGCCCCGAGGAGGTGCGGCAGGCCATCGACAAGCTGGGACCGGATCCGCTCGTCGACGGCGGCAAGCGCTCGGAGGACCGCTTCACGGCGACGGTGCGCAGGAAGCCGACGGCCATCGGCCTGCTGCTCATGGACCAGGCCGTGGTCAGCGGGATCGGCAACGTCTACCGCGCGGAGCTGCTGTTCCGCGCCCGGCAGAACCCGCACACGCCGGGACGCGACGTGCCCGAGGACGTCGTCCGCGGGCTCTGGCGGGACTGGTCCAAGCTCCTGCGCAAGGGCGTCGAGGTCGGCCAGATGATGACCATGGACGGCCTGCGCGGCAAGAGGCTCGAGGCCGCGCTCCGCAACCGCGCGGACCGGCACTGGGTCTACCACCGCGAGGGGCTGCCGTGCCGGGTGTGCGGCACGAACATCGTCATGGAGGAGGCCGCCGGCCGGAAGCTGTACTGGTGCCCGTACTGCCAGGCGTGA
- a CDS encoding mechanosensitive ion channel family protein: MDLSMVCCGDGSFFSTWSVLIQVVSFVLGGVIVRWILLVVIRNTVDQIVNGVKKRQNVDDTQSIQASPLTAVRVVQRTRTLGSVLSNITTVVIVVIVIASVLSVVAPNVTSSLALLTAALGAGLGFGAQNIVKDILNGLFMVVEDQLGVGDVVDVGPATGVVETVGIRITTLRDVNGTLWFVRNGEILRVGNMSQGWARVVIDLAVPYDTDVQAVQERMLATAVELASTPKWRSRIVEKPELWGIESISESAVVIRVVVKTRSNARDDVSRELRARLKASLDAMGVTLPSLTAVVLTGFDSAASVGGAHPPRTASTPVQQPEQPAPRTRAARKVAQRQPGSPAAGSASPVVRGAAGSRPDPRATQVIPAQDPSPARDAEPDEDEVTATWTVLPEDPAAAPSDDATTGTDAGSADAAPPKPPRAPRQPRKPATPPEES; this comes from the coding sequence ATGGACCTGAGCATGGTGTGCTGCGGCGACGGCTCGTTCTTCTCCACGTGGAGCGTCCTCATCCAGGTCGTCTCGTTCGTCCTCGGCGGCGTGATCGTCCGGTGGATCCTCCTGGTGGTGATCCGCAACACCGTCGACCAGATCGTCAACGGCGTGAAGAAGCGGCAGAACGTCGACGACACGCAGTCCATCCAGGCATCGCCGCTCACCGCCGTGCGCGTGGTCCAGCGGACCCGCACCCTGGGCAGCGTCCTCAGCAACATCACCACCGTCGTGATCGTCGTCATCGTCATAGCGAGCGTGCTCTCCGTGGTGGCGCCGAACGTGACGAGCTCCCTCGCCCTCCTCACCGCCGCCCTCGGCGCCGGCCTCGGCTTCGGCGCCCAGAACATCGTCAAGGACATCCTCAACGGCCTATTCATGGTCGTGGAGGACCAGCTCGGCGTCGGCGACGTCGTCGACGTGGGGCCTGCGACGGGAGTCGTCGAGACCGTCGGCATCCGCATCACGACCCTCCGCGACGTCAACGGCACGCTCTGGTTCGTGCGCAACGGCGAGATCCTCCGCGTCGGCAACATGTCGCAGGGCTGGGCGCGCGTCGTCATCGACCTCGCCGTCCCCTACGACACCGACGTGCAGGCCGTGCAGGAGCGCATGCTCGCGACCGCCGTCGAGCTCGCGTCCACCCCGAAGTGGCGCTCGCGCATCGTCGAGAAGCCCGAGCTGTGGGGCATCGAGTCGATCTCGGAGTCGGCCGTCGTGATCCGCGTGGTCGTCAAGACGCGCAGCAACGCCCGCGACGACGTCTCCCGCGAGCTCCGGGCCCGGCTCAAGGCGAGCCTCGACGCGATGGGCGTCACCCTGCCGTCGCTCACCGCCGTCGTGCTCACCGGCTTCGACAGCGCGGCCAGCGTGGGCGGCGCGCACCCGCCGCGCACCGCGTCGACGCCCGTGCAGCAGCCGGAGCAGCCGGCTCCCCGCACGCGCGCCGCCCGGAAGGTCGCCCAGCGGCAGCCCGGATCCCCGGCAGCCGGATCCGCCTCCCCCGTCGTCCGCGGCGCCGCCGGCTCCCGCCCGGACCCGCGCGCGACGCAGGTGATCCCCGCGCAGGACCCGTCGCCCGCCCGGGACGCCGAACCGGACGAGGACGAGGTCACCGCGACCTGGACCGTCCTCCCGGAGGACCCCGCGGCCGCGCCGTCCGACGACGCGACGACCGGGACGGACGCCGGATCCGCGGACGCCGCTCCCCCGAAGCCGCCGCGCGCGCCGCGTCAGCCGAGGAAGCCCGCCACCCCGCCCGAGGAGTCCTGA